Proteins encoded together in one Meles meles chromosome 7, mMelMel3.1 paternal haplotype, whole genome shotgun sequence window:
- the TARBP2 gene encoding RISC-loading complex subunit TARBP2 isoform X2, with product MLAANPGKTPISLLQEYGTRIGKTPVYDLLKAEGQAHQPNFTFRVTVGDTSCTGQGPSKKAAKHKAAEVALKHLKGGSMLEPALEDSSSFSPLDSSLPEDIPVFPAAAAATPVPSAVPTRTPPMEVQPPVSPQQSECNPVGALQELVVQKGWRLPEYTVTQESGPAHRKEFTMTCRVERFIEIGSGTSKKLAKRNAAAKMLLRVHTVPLDARDGNEAEPDDDHFSIGVGSRLDGLRNRGPGCTWDSLRNSVGEKILSLRSCSLGALGALGPACCSVLSELSEEQAFHVSYLDIEELSLSGLCQCLVELSTQPATVCHGSATTREAARGEAARRALQYLKIMAGSK from the exons ATGCTGGCAGCCAACCCGGGCAAGACCCCGATCAGCCTTCTGCAGGAGTATGGGACCAGAATAGGGAAGACGCCCGTGTACGACCTCCTCAAAGCCGAGGGCCAAGCCCACCAGCCTAATTTCACCTTCCGGGTCACCGTTGGCGACACCAGCTGCACTG GTCAGGGCcccagcaagaaggcagccaagCACAAGGCAGCTGAGGTGGCCCTCAAACACCTCAAAGGGGGGAGCATGCTGGAGCCGGCCCTGGAGGACAGCAG TTCTTTTTCTCCCCTAGACTCTTCACTGCCTGAAGACATTCCAGTTTTTCCTGCTGCAGCGGCTGCTACTCCTGTTCCATCTGCTGTTCCAACCAG GACTCCCCCCATGGAGGTGCAGCCCCCCGTCTCCCCTCAGCAGTCTGAGTGCAATCCTGTTGGTGCTCTGCAG GAGCTGGTGGTGCAGAAAGGCTGGCGGTTGCCCGAGTACACGGTGACCCAGGAGTCTGGGCCGGCCCACCGCAAAGAGTTTACCATGACCTGCCGAGTGGAACGTTTCATTGAGATTG GCAGTGGCACCTCCAAAAAGCTGGCAAAGCGTAATGCGGCGGCCAAAATGCTGCTTCGAGTGCACACGGTGCCTCTGGATGCCCGGGATGGGAATGAGGCGGAGCCCGATGACGATCACTTCTCCATT GGTGTGGGCTCCCGCCTGGATGGACTTCGGAACCGGGGTCCAGGCTGCACCTGGGATTCTTTGCGGAATTCAGTGGGAGAGAAGATCCTGTCCCTCCGCAGCTGCTCCTTGGGCGCTTTAGGTGCTCTGGGCCCTGCCTGCTGCAGTGTCCTTAGTGAGCTGTCTGAGGAGCAGGCCTTCCATGTCAGCTACCTGGATATTG AGGAACTGAGCCTGAGTGGGCTCTGCCAGTGCCTGGTGGAGCTGTCCACGCAGCCAGCGACTGTGTGTCACGGCTCCGCGACGACCAGAGAGGCAGCTCGTGGGGAGGCTGCTCGCCGGGCCCTGCAGTACCTCAAGATCATGGCAGGTAGCAAGTAA
- the TARBP2 gene encoding RISC-loading complex subunit TARBP2 isoform X1, translated as MSEEEQGSGTTTGCGLPSIEQMLAANPGKTPISLLQEYGTRIGKTPVYDLLKAEGQAHQPNFTFRVTVGDTSCTGQGPSKKAAKHKAAEVALKHLKGGSMLEPALEDSSSFSPLDSSLPEDIPVFPAAAAATPVPSAVPTRTPPMEVQPPVSPQQSECNPVGALQELVVQKGWRLPEYTVTQESGPAHRKEFTMTCRVERFIEIGSGTSKKLAKRNAAAKMLLRVHTVPLDARDGNEAEPDDDHFSIGVGSRLDGLRNRGPGCTWDSLRNSVGEKILSLRSCSLGALGALGPACCSVLSELSEEQAFHVSYLDIEELSLSGLCQCLVELSTQPATVCHGSATTREAARGEAARRALQYLKIMAGSK; from the exons ATGAGTGAAGAGGAGCAGGGCTCCGGCACTACCACGGGCTGCGGGCTGCCCAG tATAGAGCAAATGCTGGCAGCCAACCCGGGCAAGACCCCGATCAGCCTTCTGCAGGAGTATGGGACCAGAATAGGGAAGACGCCCGTGTACGACCTCCTCAAAGCCGAGGGCCAAGCCCACCAGCCTAATTTCACCTTCCGGGTCACCGTTGGCGACACCAGCTGCACTG GTCAGGGCcccagcaagaaggcagccaagCACAAGGCAGCTGAGGTGGCCCTCAAACACCTCAAAGGGGGGAGCATGCTGGAGCCGGCCCTGGAGGACAGCAG TTCTTTTTCTCCCCTAGACTCTTCACTGCCTGAAGACATTCCAGTTTTTCCTGCTGCAGCGGCTGCTACTCCTGTTCCATCTGCTGTTCCAACCAG GACTCCCCCCATGGAGGTGCAGCCCCCCGTCTCCCCTCAGCAGTCTGAGTGCAATCCTGTTGGTGCTCTGCAG GAGCTGGTGGTGCAGAAAGGCTGGCGGTTGCCCGAGTACACGGTGACCCAGGAGTCTGGGCCGGCCCACCGCAAAGAGTTTACCATGACCTGCCGAGTGGAACGTTTCATTGAGATTG GCAGTGGCACCTCCAAAAAGCTGGCAAAGCGTAATGCGGCGGCCAAAATGCTGCTTCGAGTGCACACGGTGCCTCTGGATGCCCGGGATGGGAATGAGGCGGAGCCCGATGACGATCACTTCTCCATT GGTGTGGGCTCCCGCCTGGATGGACTTCGGAACCGGGGTCCAGGCTGCACCTGGGATTCTTTGCGGAATTCAGTGGGAGAGAAGATCCTGTCCCTCCGCAGCTGCTCCTTGGGCGCTTTAGGTGCTCTGGGCCCTGCCTGCTGCAGTGTCCTTAGTGAGCTGTCTGAGGAGCAGGCCTTCCATGTCAGCTACCTGGATATTG AGGAACTGAGCCTGAGTGGGCTCTGCCAGTGCCTGGTGGAGCTGTCCACGCAGCCAGCGACTGTGTGTCACGGCTCCGCGACGACCAGAGAGGCAGCTCGTGGGGAGGCTGCTCGCCGGGCCCTGCAGTACCTCAAGATCATGGCAGGTAGCAAGTAA
- the NPFF gene encoding pro-FMRFamide-related neuropeptide FF — MEPRQAAVLLLVLLLTDGGCAGGPGDGGEDQIFTEEDSGAYPLQEVQTPGSLLRSPLQAMQRPGRSPAFLFQPQRFGQNARGSWSSQQLSPRAGEGLSSPFWSLAAPQRFGKK, encoded by the exons ATGGAGCCCAGGCAGGCCGCAGTGCTGCTACTGGTGCTGCTACTAACAGACGGAGGCTGTGCTGGAGGACCAGGCGACGGAGGAGAAGACCAGATCTTCACG GAGGAAGACAGCGGAGCCTACCCACTGCAGGAGGTCCAGACCCCTGGGTCACTCTTGCGCTCCCCGCTCCAGGCCATGCAGAGACCTGGCCGGAGCCCAGCCTTTCTGTTCCAGCCCCAGAG GTTTGGCCAAAATGCCCGGGGCTCCTGGAGCAGCCAACAGCTGAGTCCCCGAGCCGGGGAGGGGCTCAGCTCCCCCTTCTGGAGCCTGGCTGCCCCTCAGCGCTTTGGGAAGAAGTGA
- the TARBP2 gene encoding RISC-loading complex subunit TARBP2 isoform X3 → MSEEEQGSGTTTGCGLPSIEQMLAANPGKTPISLLQEYGTRIGKTPVYDLLKAEGQAHQPNFTFRVTVGDTSCTDSSLPEDIPVFPAAAAATPVPSAVPTRTPPMEVQPPVSPQQSECNPVGALQELVVQKGWRLPEYTVTQESGPAHRKEFTMTCRVERFIEIGSGTSKKLAKRNAAAKMLLRVHTVPLDARDGNEAEPDDDHFSIGVGSRLDGLRNRGPGCTWDSLRNSVGEKILSLRSCSLGALGALGPACCSVLSELSEEQAFHVSYLDIEELSLSGLCQCLVELSTQPATVCHGSATTREAARGEAARRALQYLKIMAGSK, encoded by the exons ATGAGTGAAGAGGAGCAGGGCTCCGGCACTACCACGGGCTGCGGGCTGCCCAG tATAGAGCAAATGCTGGCAGCCAACCCGGGCAAGACCCCGATCAGCCTTCTGCAGGAGTATGGGACCAGAATAGGGAAGACGCCCGTGTACGACCTCCTCAAAGCCGAGGGCCAAGCCCACCAGCCTAATTTCACCTTCCGGGTCACCGTTGGCGACACCAGCTGCACTG ACTCTTCACTGCCTGAAGACATTCCAGTTTTTCCTGCTGCAGCGGCTGCTACTCCTGTTCCATCTGCTGTTCCAACCAG GACTCCCCCCATGGAGGTGCAGCCCCCCGTCTCCCCTCAGCAGTCTGAGTGCAATCCTGTTGGTGCTCTGCAG GAGCTGGTGGTGCAGAAAGGCTGGCGGTTGCCCGAGTACACGGTGACCCAGGAGTCTGGGCCGGCCCACCGCAAAGAGTTTACCATGACCTGCCGAGTGGAACGTTTCATTGAGATTG GCAGTGGCACCTCCAAAAAGCTGGCAAAGCGTAATGCGGCGGCCAAAATGCTGCTTCGAGTGCACACGGTGCCTCTGGATGCCCGGGATGGGAATGAGGCGGAGCCCGATGACGATCACTTCTCCATT GGTGTGGGCTCCCGCCTGGATGGACTTCGGAACCGGGGTCCAGGCTGCACCTGGGATTCTTTGCGGAATTCAGTGGGAGAGAAGATCCTGTCCCTCCGCAGCTGCTCCTTGGGCGCTTTAGGTGCTCTGGGCCCTGCCTGCTGCAGTGTCCTTAGTGAGCTGTCTGAGGAGCAGGCCTTCCATGTCAGCTACCTGGATATTG AGGAACTGAGCCTGAGTGGGCTCTGCCAGTGCCTGGTGGAGCTGTCCACGCAGCCAGCGACTGTGTGTCACGGCTCCGCGACGACCAGAGAGGCAGCTCGTGGGGAGGCTGCTCGCCGGGCCCTGCAGTACCTCAAGATCATGGCAGGTAGCAAGTAA